The following proteins come from a genomic window of Bacillus sp. Marseille-P3661:
- a CDS encoding Gfo/Idh/MocA family oxidoreductase produces MNAGRNNPPHLRIGIIGLGNAGSALIPAILKHPHVSVSAASGRNKEKLEKFSSDFGAKAFYSIEDICRCPEVDAVYIATPTEYHDEHVRIAAENKKHIIVEKPIAVTLDEASNLIHLAEKNGVQMMVGHSHSFEPPIKKMREVIASGELGKVRMINNWYFNDWIYRPRIPTELDTKLGGGITYRQGSHQFDIIRYIGGGAIRSVRAMTGKWDPTRPTEGAHTVFLEFEDGTAATAVYNGYDHFHTTELTFGIGEGGPSVRSNEYGKSRFTIKNLKDPTEETLLKSQKGYGGKFSKDYSKQQTEQPFFGLTLVSCERGDIRQSPNGLYIYGDEEKYEITLDGKTGRDLMIEELYDAIYNDKKLIHDGHWGMANLEVCIAVLESSEQRKEVYLQHQVSID; encoded by the coding sequence ATGAACGCAGGACGTAATAATCCTCCACATTTACGAATTGGAATAATTGGTTTAGGAAATGCGGGAAGTGCACTAATCCCAGCGATACTGAAACATCCGCATGTTTCAGTATCTGCTGCTAGTGGTCGAAACAAAGAAAAACTCGAGAAGTTCTCAAGTGATTTTGGCGCAAAGGCTTTTTATAGTATTGAGGATATATGTCGCTGTCCTGAAGTTGACGCAGTCTATATTGCTACTCCGACTGAGTATCATGATGAACATGTTCGCATTGCCGCGGAAAATAAAAAACATATTATTGTTGAAAAGCCTATTGCAGTAACTTTAGATGAAGCATCAAATTTAATACACTTAGCAGAAAAAAATGGAGTCCAAATGATGGTAGGGCACTCACATAGTTTCGAACCTCCAATCAAAAAGATGAGAGAAGTAATTGCTAGTGGTGAATTAGGAAAAGTTAGAATGATTAATAACTGGTATTTTAATGATTGGATTTATCGTCCGCGAATACCTACAGAGCTAGATACTAAGTTGGGTGGTGGTATAACATATCGTCAAGGTTCGCACCAGTTTGATATTATCCGTTACATTGGTGGAGGAGCTATTAGGAGCGTAAGAGCTATGACAGGTAAGTGGGATCCAACTCGTCCTACTGAAGGCGCCCATACTGTATTTCTTGAATTTGAAGATGGTACCGCAGCAACAGCTGTATATAACGGGTATGACCATTTTCATACAACAGAACTTACTTTTGGAATCGGTGAAGGTGGACCTTCTGTTCGGTCCAATGAATATGGAAAATCCCGTTTTACCATAAAAAATTTGAAAGACCCTACTGAAGAGACTTTGCTTAAAAGTCAAAAAGGGTATGGTGGAAAATTTTCAAAGGATTATAGTAAGCAGCAAACCGAACAGCCCTTTTTTGGATTAACCTTAGTAAGCTGTGAGAGGGGAGATATTCGCCAGTCACCTAACGGTTTATATATTTATGGGGATGAAGAAAAGTATGAGATAACCTTAGATGGAAAAACCGGCAGAGATCTAATGATAGAAGAATTGTATGATGCCATTTATAATGACAAGAAGTTAATTCACGACGGTCATTGGGGAATGGCAAATTTAGAAGTGTGTATCGCTGTACTAGAATCTTCAGAACAAAGAAAAGAAGTTTATTTACAACACCAGGTTTCGATAGATTAA
- a CDS encoding NAD(P)-dependent oxidoreductase gives MVKNQKLSVGIIGVGRMGFPMGKHLLKQNFPLYLYDPDVEKLVELEKMGAQIMSSPKELASQVDVAIVITGFANQVVDALTGESGFFEGARAGTIAVISSTISPELTRSLAEQGSEKDVNILDAPVARGEKGAIEANLLWFVGGDSEVLERAKPVLSACGPDIHHLGGLGAGQVGKTINNMLLWACLVADHEGLALAEKYGVETESLRQALLISSGKNWALENWEFMKNIPWAQKDMGIVLEMADSVRLSMPMAGFIKERVKVHQYEAGF, from the coding sequence TTGGTAAAAAATCAAAAATTGAGTGTAGGTATTATTGGTGTAGGACGAATGGGCTTTCCAATGGGGAAACATTTACTTAAGCAAAACTTTCCCCTTTACTTATATGATCCTGATGTTGAAAAGCTGGTTGAATTAGAAAAAATGGGGGCTCAAATAATGAGCTCTCCAAAAGAACTAGCAAGTCAGGTTGACGTTGCTATTGTTATTACAGGTTTTGCAAACCAAGTTGTTGATGCGTTAACAGGAGAAAGCGGTTTCTTTGAAGGGGCAAGGGCTGGAACAATTGCCGTAATCAGTAGCACAATTAGTCCAGAATTAACAAGGTCTCTAGCTGAGCAGGGATCTGAAAAGGACGTTAATATTTTAGATGCGCCTGTTGCACGTGGTGAAAAAGGTGCAATTGAAGCAAATTTATTATGGTTTGTTGGTGGCGATTCCGAAGTGCTTGAAAGAGCTAAGCCTGTACTCTCTGCATGTGGTCCAGATATTCACCATCTAGGTGGACTTGGAGCTGGTCAGGTTGGAAAAACAATTAATAATATGTTGCTTTGGGCTTGTCTTGTCGCAGATCATGAAGGGTTAGCATTGGCTGAAAAGTACGGTGTTGAAACGGAGAGTCTACGTCAAGCTTTATTAATCTCTAGTGGGAAAAACTGGGCACTTGAAAATTGGGAATTCATGAAGAATATTCCTTGGGCGCAAAAAGATATGGGCATCGTATTAGAGATGGCCGATTCTGTTAGATTAAGCATGCCTATGGCTGGTTTCATAAAAGAAAGAGTAAAAGTACATCAATACGAAGCTGGTTTCTAA
- a CDS encoding class II aldolase/adducin family protein → MSEQNINELKLQLAKSIRMLENIQLLDMNGHVSVRLPGTDYFLINARKASRASVKADDIVVCDLNGQLVEGISEPPSEVYIHNAIYKRRSDVSSIVHGHPHWQTVLGIADIPFQPVFMLGSFVEQCNMFEDSSLINTPEQGEELAAALGNDPVLQLRHHGNVVVSDSLKSAFAATVYVEEHAKKLYYATLAAADKIKVLEGDNLVRTRETAWTPKIVEKVWNYYHEKSERNNVFAGI, encoded by the coding sequence ATGTCAGAGCAAAATATTAATGAGTTAAAATTGCAACTAGCGAAGTCCATTCGAATGCTTGAAAATATTCAATTGCTAGATATGAATGGGCATGTTAGTGTCCGCTTACCAGGCACCGATTATTTTTTAATTAATGCACGTAAAGCTAGTCGTGCTTCTGTTAAAGCAGATGACATTGTCGTTTGTGATCTAAATGGCCAACTAGTTGAAGGTATTAGTGAACCACCAAGCGAAGTTTATATTCACAATGCAATATATAAACGAAGAAGTGATGTATCCTCCATTGTACATGGTCACCCACATTGGCAAACTGTACTTGGTATAGCCGACATTCCTTTTCAACCTGTATTTATGCTAGGCTCCTTTGTTGAACAGTGTAATATGTTTGAGGACTCTAGTTTGATAAATACTCCTGAACAAGGAGAGGAGTTAGCAGCAGCTTTAGGAAATGACCCAGTTTTACAATTACGCCATCACGGAAATGTGGTAGTTAGTGATAGTCTAAAATCTGCTTTTGCTGCTACTGTATACGTCGAAGAGCATGCCAAGAAACTATACTACGCCACACTTGCAGCAGCCGACAAAATTAAAGTATTAGAAGGAGATAACTTAGTAAGAACACGTGAAACCGCTTGGACTCCTAAGATTGTTGAAAAGGTTTGGAATTATTACCATGAGAAATCAGAAAGAAATAATGTGTTTGCTGGAATCTAA
- a CDS encoding cupin domain-containing protein, translating into MAIKIVDMIKMANDVVGTTQDTNEVPGAIRKVLMNGPKFHTWLHVYQNPGDHDEMHCHNADQTFYCVEGECTMYFKDDSAHVLKPGMVALIPGGNFYWLENTGESKMVLLGSRALSDEESQKIDFVTRKNVHAHKMGEPPKYTKILVD; encoded by the coding sequence ATGGCAATAAAAATTGTGGATATGATAAAAATGGCTAATGATGTTGTGGGTACTACACAGGATACGAATGAAGTACCAGGTGCTATTAGAAAAGTATTAATGAATGGACCAAAGTTTCATACATGGTTACATGTTTATCAAAATCCTGGGGACCATGATGAGATGCACTGTCATAACGCAGATCAAACGTTTTATTGTGTTGAAGGTGAGTGCACAATGTATTTTAAGGATGACAGTGCCCATGTGTTAAAACCAGGTATGGTTGCTTTAATACCTGGTGGTAATTTTTATTGGTTAGAAAATACAGGTGAGAGTAAGATGGTACTCTTGGGATCAAGAGCTCTAAGTGACGAGGAAAGTCAGAAGATAGATTTTGTAACACGAAAAAATGTTCATGCGCATAAAATGGGAGAACCACCGAAATATACAAAAATTTTAGTAGATTAA
- a CDS encoding LysR family transcriptional regulator, producing MRIEPLISFCTVVEKGSFQEAASILFLTQPAVSMNVKQLEKEFGQTLLIRKGKGKIELTPMGEKLYDYSVRLRDQLKELEMLKQESTQQVQFEIIIDCNITAGLYWLTSISNRFQMEFPKARISINHTNLDESVDNLLDEKSDLALLLSPVHHPQLQTTLSWEDELKVIISKNSSQPISYLSANDLIEQPFILPSKGLPTRVIIDKLFNDHLGTKAKCVFEIGNPEALKRSVRTLDKLGIILASSLDETDRNSLSFVSSEINMHCKHVLLQKKKRFHSKTFHEFVSYIMEKTPIQFV from the coding sequence ATGAGAATTGAACCATTAATATCATTTTGTACTGTAGTTGAAAAAGGTAGTTTCCAAGAAGCTGCTTCTATACTATTTTTAACCCAACCTGCTGTCAGCATGAATGTTAAGCAATTGGAAAAAGAATTTGGTCAAACACTGTTGATTCGAAAAGGTAAAGGTAAAATAGAGCTGACACCCATGGGTGAAAAGCTCTATGATTATTCCGTAAGATTAAGAGATCAGCTTAAAGAATTAGAAATGCTTAAACAAGAATCAACCCAGCAAGTACAATTTGAAATCATTATTGATTGTAATATTACGGCTGGCTTATACTGGCTCACTTCAATAAGCAATAGATTTCAAATGGAATTCCCTAAAGCTAGGATTTCTATTAATCATACAAACTTAGATGAATCCGTTGACAATCTCCTAGATGAAAAAAGTGACTTAGCACTACTTCTTTCTCCAGTTCATCATCCACAATTACAGACAACACTGTCTTGGGAGGATGAATTAAAAGTAATAATTTCAAAAAACTCATCCCAACCTATATCCTATTTATCTGCTAATGATTTAATTGAACAACCGTTTATCCTACCATCTAAAGGGTTACCAACTAGGGTAATTATTGATAAGTTATTCAATGATCACCTAGGGACTAAAGCAAAATGTGTATTTGAAATTGGCAACCCAGAAGCATTGAAAAGAAGTGTTCGCACCCTTGATAAATTAGGTATTATACTTGCCAGTTCTCTTGATGAGACGGATCGTAATTCATTATCATTTGTTAGCTCCGAAATTAACATGCATTGTAAGCATGTTCTCCTACAAAAGAAGAAGCGTTTTCACTCTAAAACTTTTCATGAGTTTGTTAGTTATATTATGGAGAAGACACCGATACAATTTGTTTAA
- a CDS encoding TAXI family TRAP transporter solute-binding subunit, whose protein sequence is MKKVFYCLGIALLITMLVGCQSSNTSTSTPTEQEESNPTTSSNSETKTKDESGLESFEVTMYQGPPQGTWGPVANAIKRAVEDSFPGSEVKLEAGGGAANILAINSGQGDFAMVVSTSAIDATQGKAPFETAMNDFREVAVLYEQPVQLLTFDSNIKSIEDLKGKNVSVMPKGYGAEVVNQMILKAAGMSYDDIEEQHLGEVDSAQNLRDGHLDAIMYGNYYPNSVTIDLSSTGNLHFFSLSDEIISTLSGYNEALHEYIIPAGSYDGLNEDLKTISSSVNIMANKDVPAETVKAFTQALVEGLPKFQEQLEFFKTMTPEGMARDVGIPFHPGAEAYYKEANFLLK, encoded by the coding sequence TTGAAAAAAGTTTTTTATTGTCTGGGTATCGCCTTATTAATAACAATGCTTGTGGGTTGTCAATCTTCAAATACATCCACTTCGACACCAACGGAACAGGAAGAAAGTAACCCTACAACATCTTCCAACTCTGAAACAAAAACAAAAGATGAAAGCGGTTTAGAATCGTTTGAGGTGACAATGTACCAAGGTCCACCACAAGGTACCTGGGGACCGGTTGCTAATGCAATTAAAAGAGCTGTAGAGGATTCGTTTCCTGGTTCTGAAGTTAAACTTGAAGCCGGAGGGGGCGCTGCAAATATTTTAGCGATCAACTCAGGACAAGGTGATTTCGCAATGGTCGTTAGTACATCTGCTATTGACGCAACACAGGGTAAAGCTCCTTTTGAAACAGCAATGAATGACTTTAGAGAGGTTGCTGTTCTTTATGAGCAACCCGTACAGCTATTAACTTTTGATAGTAATATAAAGTCTATTGAAGATTTGAAAGGCAAAAATGTAAGTGTAATGCCAAAAGGATACGGTGCCGAGGTTGTCAATCAAATGATTTTAAAGGCTGCGGGAATGTCTTATGATGATATCGAGGAACAACATTTAGGAGAAGTGGACTCAGCCCAAAACTTACGAGATGGTCATCTTGACGCCATTATGTATGGAAACTATTATCCTAATTCTGTAACCATTGATTTATCTTCAACTGGTAATCTTCATTTCTTTTCTTTAAGTGATGAAATTATTAGCACGTTATCTGGCTATAACGAGGCGTTACATGAATATATTATCCCAGCAGGTAGTTACGATGGTTTAAATGAAGATTTAAAAACGATTTCATCAAGCGTAAATATTATGGCAAATAAAGATGTTCCGGCTGAAACAGTCAAAGCTTTTACACAAGCATTGGTGGAAGGGTTACCGAAGTTTCAAGAACAGCTCGAATTCTTTAAAACTATGACGCCAGAGGGAATGGCTCGCGATGTTGGAATTCCTTTTCATCCTGGAGCTGAGGCATATTACAAAGAGGCAAATTTTTTATTAAAGTAA
- a CDS encoding tripartite tricarboxylate transporter permease — protein MLLLNQFAEVFSLNLMMLMVFGVLIGLIIGILPGLGGSVALALLIPLTFGMSAQEAIVLLFSAYGTVTYGGSITAILINTPGEATNAATTFDGYPLAKQGKGGMAITVAVLCSALGGIIGFIALALLIPIARPIVMAFSYPEFFMLAIFGLTVIIVVTKGNVFRGIISALFGLLLAFIGTDPTMGLPRFTFGTTYLWDGLDIIPVIIGLFALTEAFSLFTQKTSTSSDIKVKDKGIAEGFSAVFRNFWLFIRSCLTGISIGMIPGVGGVVASFMAYGTAVQMSKNPEKFGKGAIEGVIAVESANDAKEGGAFLPTLAFGIPGSAAMAVFIGGLIMHGLAPGPEMLTTNIDTTYFLIAAAIMSKIVALIVALLIGTRLIFITKISGSLMAPGIIGISLVGAYAFRGNIGDVVVALLFGVIGMYMRKYSYSAIALIIALVLGGLVESSFHQTLISFGPSGFFTRPIALVLFILTVGSLALPTIKKKFQKPKDGGINI, from the coding sequence TTGTTATTGCTAAATCAGTTTGCTGAAGTATTTTCATTGAATCTAATGATGCTTATGGTTTTCGGTGTTCTTATTGGACTTATAATTGGTATTTTGCCTGGACTAGGTGGAAGTGTTGCATTAGCTCTTCTTATTCCTCTTACATTTGGAATGAGCGCTCAAGAAGCAATTGTTTTACTTTTTTCTGCATATGGTACGGTTACGTACGGTGGTTCAATAACAGCTATACTAATCAATACACCAGGAGAAGCAACGAATGCAGCAACGACTTTTGATGGGTATCCATTGGCTAAACAAGGAAAAGGCGGAATGGCCATTACAGTTGCAGTTTTATGCTCTGCATTAGGTGGTATCATTGGATTTATTGCACTAGCATTGTTAATTCCTATAGCGCGTCCAATCGTAATGGCTTTTTCGTATCCTGAGTTTTTTATGTTAGCAATCTTCGGTTTAACTGTCATTATTGTTGTAACAAAGGGAAATGTGTTCCGTGGAATAATCTCAGCATTGTTTGGATTATTGCTAGCGTTTATAGGCACAGATCCTACCATGGGACTGCCTCGTTTCACATTTGGTACAACATATCTCTGGGATGGATTGGATATCATACCAGTCATTATAGGGTTGTTTGCATTAACCGAGGCATTTAGCTTATTCACACAAAAAACATCGACTTCCAGTGATATTAAAGTCAAGGATAAAGGTATCGCTGAGGGTTTCTCTGCAGTATTCCGTAATTTTTGGCTATTCATTCGTTCGTGTTTGACTGGGATATCAATTGGGATGATTCCAGGGGTAGGCGGTGTAGTTGCTAGTTTTATGGCTTATGGTACTGCTGTTCAAATGTCAAAAAATCCTGAAAAGTTCGGTAAGGGTGCAATTGAAGGTGTAATTGCAGTTGAATCGGCAAATGACGCTAAAGAAGGTGGAGCATTCCTACCTACTCTTGCTTTTGGTATTCCAGGTAGTGCTGCAATGGCAGTGTTTATTGGTGGTCTTATTATGCATGGTTTAGCTCCTGGACCGGAAATGCTGACAACCAATATTGATACGACTTATTTCCTTATTGCTGCTGCGATTATGAGTAAGATTGTTGCGTTAATCGTTGCGTTATTGATCGGTACACGCTTGATTTTTATTACTAAGATAAGTGGATCATTGATGGCTCCAGGTATTATTGGTATTTCATTAGTAGGTGCTTATGCTTTTAGAGGGAATATAGGTGATGTAGTAGTTGCTTTGTTATTTGGTGTTATTGGAATGTATATGCGCAAGTACTCTTATTCTGCGATCGCACTTATCATTGCATTAGTGCTAGGTGGACTAGTGGAATCTTCATTTCATCAAACGCTTATTTCCTTTGGACCAAGTGGATTCTTCACACGTCCAATTGCCCTTGTCCTATTTATATTAACTGTAGGTTCATTGGCACTTCCAACGATTAAAAAGAAATTTCAAAAGCCAAAAGATGGAGGAATAAACATATGA
- a CDS encoding tripartite tricarboxylate transporter TctB family protein codes for MIKFTEKSIFSLFLFLFTIAILISTSGMRSDVVLIPKMMAYILLVLSGIQVINDLFPTLSQKLLFLNKQSESKDEENSEDQNTDGTIGQRYLLIGWMALFVILIMVTNMIIACLLSFIIYLKLISKESWKLSILYSTIFTTVIYLGFVIGMGLYYFV; via the coding sequence ATGATCAAATTTACTGAAAAAAGTATATTTTCACTATTCCTCTTTCTATTTACGATTGCTATTCTTATAAGTACTTCCGGAATGAGAAGTGATGTTGTACTTATCCCAAAAATGATGGCTTATATTCTATTAGTTCTTTCGGGGATACAAGTTATCAATGATTTATTCCCGACCCTCAGCCAAAAACTTCTCTTTTTAAATAAGCAATCTGAATCAAAAGATGAAGAGAACAGTGAGGACCAAAATACCGATGGAACAATTGGTCAAAGATACTTATTAATAGGATGGATGGCATTATTTGTAATTCTTATAATGGTAACGAATATGATAATTGCATGTCTCTTATCCTTTATAATCTATCTAAAGTTAATTTCAAAGGAAAGCTGGAAATTATCTATATTATATTCGACTATATTTACTACCGTTATTTATTTAGGTTTTGTTATTGGAATGGGTTTGTATTATTTTGTATAA
- a CDS encoding Bug family tripartite tricarboxylate transporter substrate binding protein: MEKSFRRSILFIGALILAMIVAGCSSSTSSSNSSQANEGSSSNAGGEEQKASSDFPKKDIEFVVGYDAGGGYSDYAQAMAPFLEKHLPNDVNVIVRHMPGAGSVTATNYVHKATPDGYTIKIYNVNGLAPTQLSQEVPYDLAEVTWIGQVAAGNNVALVKGDGPFNSIEDFTTDKEYVVSTKGLQSQDTIGGAVTLAELGVKWKPLNHGGTGEAALAVIRGDADLLFSSYESVQQYIESGDLKPILYYDTVRHPNHADVPIPSEIGLSAEINTGFNAIRLIGAPPGTPEDVKVILEDALKKTMEDEEFITQMTEAKRSIAYSDAKSSQAAVKSALDGFVKFKEIIDELYSMK, translated from the coding sequence ATGGAAAAGAGTTTTCGTAGAAGTATTTTATTTATTGGTGCATTAATACTTGCAATGATAGTGGCGGGCTGTAGTTCGTCAACAAGTTCAAGTAATTCAAGTCAAGCAAATGAAGGTAGCAGTAGTAATGCTGGTGGAGAAGAACAAAAAGCTAGTAGTGATTTCCCTAAAAAAGACATAGAGTTTGTAGTTGGGTATGATGCCGGTGGTGGTTACAGTGATTATGCACAAGCAATGGCACCGTTTTTAGAAAAACATTTACCAAATGACGTGAATGTCATTGTACGTCATATGCCTGGTGCAGGAAGTGTTACAGCAACTAATTACGTTCATAAAGCAACTCCAGATGGCTATACAATAAAAATTTACAATGTTAATGGCCTAGCTCCAACACAGTTGTCACAAGAAGTACCATATGATTTAGCCGAGGTTACATGGATTGGACAAGTTGCAGCTGGTAATAACGTGGCATTAGTAAAAGGTGATGGCCCGTTCAATTCTATTGAAGATTTTACAACAGATAAAGAGTATGTTGTCTCAACAAAAGGTCTTCAATCACAAGATACAATTGGCGGTGCGGTTACGCTTGCTGAATTAGGTGTAAAATGGAAACCTTTAAATCATGGTGGTACGGGTGAAGCCGCTTTAGCTGTCATCCGCGGTGATGCTGATCTTTTATTCAGTTCTTACGAAAGTGTTCAGCAATATATCGAAAGTGGTGACTTAAAGCCAATCCTTTATTACGATACAGTAAGACATCCAAATCACGCCGATGTTCCAATACCATCTGAAATTGGATTATCCGCTGAAATTAACACAGGTTTTAATGCTATTCGTTTAATTGGTGCACCTCCTGGAACACCTGAAGATGTAAAGGTAATTTTAGAGGATGCCCTAAAGAAGACAATGGAAGACGAAGAATTTATAACTCAAATGACGGAAGCAAAACGATCAATCGCTTATTCTGATGCTAAAAGCTCACAAGCTGCTGTAAAAAGTGCATTAGATGGTTTTGTTAAATTCAAAGAAATTATTGATGAGTTATATAGCATGAAATAA
- a CDS encoding aromatic ring-hydroxylating dioxygenase subunit alpha: MMSAEQNKLITQVGPGTPMGELLRRYWYPVAAASELKEKYTKKVRLLGEDLVLYKDRSGNLGLIQEKCPHRGVSLAFGMPVEDGLRCQYHGWCFNNKGNCTDQPNEPETSTFKDRIKVKAYEVQELGGLIFGYLGPKPAPLLPRLDGFVAENAIRSIGHATLPVNFLQVMENSLDPAHTEWLHGHFDQYVKELRGEKTDNAFVRHHKKIAFDKFEYGIVKRRLFEGQSEDSDDWKIGHPIVFPYLLAVGGTAGEGSYAFQMRVPVDDETTWHVWYQAYAQDPAVEIPESLKEIPFYEVPYKDENGEFIVDYIDGQDIMCWITQGAIADRTNERLGTTDKGIIMLRQMIKEEIAKVERGEDPIGVIRDHAKNQFIKLPLEKKKHHYSDGFDVTTKRFQTRFAPNVEDLIDFYRGVGIK, from the coding sequence ATGATGAGTGCAGAGCAAAACAAATTGATAACTCAAGTTGGACCAGGTACACCTATGGGGGAGTTACTACGAAGATATTGGTATCCAGTTGCCGCTGCATCTGAATTGAAAGAGAAATATACAAAAAAAGTGCGCTTATTAGGAGAAGATTTAGTACTTTATAAAGATCGATCTGGAAATTTAGGGTTGATTCAGGAAAAATGTCCGCATCGTGGCGTTTCATTAGCTTTCGGTATGCCTGTTGAAGATGGTCTTCGCTGTCAATATCACGGCTGGTGTTTCAATAATAAGGGGAACTGTACGGATCAACCAAATGAACCAGAAACGAGTACATTTAAAGATCGAATAAAAGTAAAAGCGTATGAAGTCCAAGAACTTGGCGGCTTAATTTTTGGATATTTGGGACCAAAACCGGCACCACTGTTACCAAGATTAGATGGTTTTGTAGCAGAAAACGCTATTCGTAGTATCGGTCATGCAACACTACCAGTGAATTTCCTACAAGTTATGGAAAACTCATTAGATCCAGCACATACTGAATGGTTGCATGGTCATTTTGATCAATACGTTAAAGAACTACGTGGCGAAAAGACAGATAACGCATTTGTTCGTCATCATAAAAAAATTGCATTTGATAAATTTGAGTATGGTATTGTAAAGCGCCGTTTATTCGAAGGACAATCAGAGGACAGCGATGACTGGAAAATTGGACATCCGATCGTATTCCCGTACCTGTTAGCGGTAGGAGGAACAGCAGGGGAAGGTAGTTATGCTTTCCAAATGCGCGTCCCAGTCGATGATGAAACAACATGGCATGTGTGGTATCAAGCATATGCGCAAGATCCCGCAGTTGAAATTCCTGAGTCATTGAAGGAAATTCCGTTTTATGAGGTTCCTTATAAAGATGAGAATGGCGAGTTTATTGTTGATTATATCGATGGCCAAGATATTATGTGTTGGATTACTCAAGGTGCGATTGCAGACCGTACGAATGAACGACTTGGAACGACAGATAAAGGTATTATTATGCTCCGCCAAATGATTAAAGAAGAAATTGCAAAGGTAGAACGCGGTGAAGACCCAATTGGAGTTATTCGTGATCATGCTAAAAATCAGTTTATAAAATTGCCTTTAGAAAAGAAAAAACATCATTATAGTGATGGATTTGACGTCACGACAAAACGATTCCAAACGCGGTTTGCTCCAAATGTTGAAGACCTAATTGATTTTTATAGAGGTGTAGGCATTAAATAA